The following are encoded in a window of Brettanomyces bruxellensis chromosome 9, complete sequence genomic DNA:
- the CDC10 gene encoding cell division control protein gives MTDSQSQQYQSSLQSSQQAQQPLSLDDNSTMQPTNYVGFDTITTQIENRLVKRGFVLNIMLVGASGLGKSTLVNTLFSAHLDESCGRNTVYDPVERTTEIKVTSHDLVENNVVLHLNIIDTPGFADQINNNRCWDPILRYIKDQHNQYLRRELNADREKFIKDTRVHCVLYFIAPNYYGLTNLDIQVLRRLSEVVNVIPVIAKADTLTLDERANLKKVLQEQFEQYGLRMYPYNDDTGSRLTPEETQFNKDIRSMLPFAVVGSEEVIKTAKGEAVRGRRTKWGVINVEDVTQCEFVYLRDFLTRTHLYDLIETTALQHYETFRTKQLTALRENVGARNASSPSQMLPRSQSQVPSAHQGYIPRN, from the coding sequence ATGACCGATAGTCAGTCACAGCAATATCAATCGTCTTTGCAGTCTTCGCAACAAGCCCAGCAGCCACTTTCTTTGGACGATAATTCCACAATGCAGCCAACCAATTATGTTGGTTTTGACACAATTACAACTCAGATCGAGAACCGGTTGGTTAAAAGAGGCTTTGTTCTGAATATCATGTTAGTCGGAGCTTCTGGACTCGGCAAATCAACTTTAGTCAATACTTTATTCAGTGCACATCTCGACGAATCGTGCGGAAGAAACACTGTCTACGATCCAGTGGAGCGTACGACCGAAATTAAGGTCACATCACATGATTTGGTTGAGAATAATGTCGTCTTACACCTCAACATTATTGATACTCCAGGCTTTGCTGATCAGATCAACAATAACCGTTGCTGGGATCCAATACTCAGGTACATCAAGGATCAACACAACCAATACTTGAGAAGGGAGTTGAATGCCGACAGGGAAAAATTCATTAAGGACACACGTGTTCACTGTGTTTTGTATTTCATCGCACCAAACTACTATGGCCTAACAAACTTGGACATCCAGGTTTTGAGAAGATTGTCCGAGGTTGTCAACGTCATTCCTGTGATAGCCAAGGCCGATACTTTGACGTTGGACGAACGGgcaaatttgaagaaggtgCTCCAGGAGCAATTCGAGCAGTACGGGCTTAGAATGTATCCTTATAATGATGATACTGGAAGCCGTCTTACACCGGAAGAGACACAATTCAACAAGGATATTCGCTCAATGCTTCCATTTGCAGTTGTTGGTTCCGAAGAAGTCATAAAGACCGCCAAAGGTGAGGCTGTGCGTGGCAGAAGAACGAAATGGGGTGTTAtaaatgttgaagatgTCACTCAATGTGAGTTTGTTTATTTGCGAGACTTTTTGACCAGAACGCACTTGTACGATTTGATTGAGACTACAGCTTTACAGCACTATGAAACCTTCAGAACAAAGCAGCTTACTGCCCTTAGAGAAAATGTTGGGGCAAGAAATGCGTCCTCTCCATCTCAGATGCTGCCAAGATCTCAATCCCAGGTTCCATCTGCTCATCAGGGATATATTCCACGTAATTAG
- a CDS encoding uncharacterized protein (BUSCO:EOG09263EDC), with product MSTNSKASNYFFVSLVSGGCAGTATDLTFFPIDTLKTRLQASGGFFNNGGFRGLYKGIGSALVGSAPSASLFFITYDTMKRYLYRVLPSHFSKESTALTVAHMISSSMGEIAACTVRVPVEVIKQRTQSMQFKTSWESFKFIAGNKSGEGILKGLYRGYGTTIMREIPFTTIEFPLYEALKAEWAEKTNVKHLSPGKDAVCGSIAGGIAAAITTPLDVLKTRLMLEKQRVPVFKMISRMVQNEGYSIFLSGIVPRTMWISAGGAVFLGAYETVSASLRTLYELD from the coding sequence ATGTCAACGAACTCCAAGGCatcaaattatttcttcgTATCGCTCGTAAGTGGTGGATGTGCAGGTACTGCCACCGACTTGACGTTTTTTCCCATCGATACTTTAAAGACAAGACTACAAGCATCTGGAGGCTTTTTCAACAATGGTGGTTTTAGGGGGTTGTATAAAGGTATTGGATCTGCATTAGTAGGATCGGCACCATCGgcatctttatttttcatcacaTATGACACCATGAAAAGATATCTTTACAGAGTTCTCCCTAGTCATTTTTCGAAGGAATCAACTGCATTAACTGTGGCCCATATGATCAGCTCGTCTATGGGTGAAATAGCAGCGTGCACAGTTCGAGTTCCAGTGGAGGTGATCAAGCAGAGAACTCAGTCAATGCAATTTAAGACATCATGGGAATCGTTTAAATTCATTGCAGGAAACAAGTCTGGTGAAGGTATCTTAAAAGGGCTTTATAGGGGTTACGGAACTACAATTATGCGTGAAATTCCGTTTACGACTATCGAATTCCCCCTTTATGAGGCATTGAAGGCTGAATGGGCAGAGAAAACGAACGTAAAGCATTTGTCACCTGGAAAAGATGCCGTTTGTGGGTCTATTGCAGGGGGTATAGCAGCTGCCATTACAACGCCATTAGATGTCTTAAAAACCAGGCTTATGCTAGAAAAGCAGCGGGTTCCTGTTTTCAAAATGATAAGCAGAATGGTGCAAAATGAAGGGTACAGCATCTTTCTCAGTGGAATCGTTCCAAGAACTATGTGGATTAGTGCAGGAGGTGCTGTCTTTTTAGGAGCCTATGAGACTGTTAGTGCATCCCTGAGAACTCTGTATGAACTTGATTAG